The genome window TAGTTGCGTATGGATCACTTTCATCAAGAATCTGTGGAAGGACGGCAGCGGGCTCGCGTTCGACGACGCGGGCGATCCGACGGCGTACTTCTGGGTGCATCTGACGCTCGCCGTCGTCTCCTTTGCTCTGGGGACGGCCATCGGGGTCATCGGGTTGCGCGGGGTGCGCGCCCTCCGCCGGGACCGTGTGACCGGGAGTACGACGTGATGATCGCTGTCTTTGTCCTCGTCGCCCTGCTGGTGTTCAGCGCCTTCGGGGCTCTGCACTGGTACGCCTGGCGCCGTCTGGTGCGCGACACGACACGCGGGCCGGGTCTCGCCAGACGCGTGGGCACGGGCGTGTTCGTCGCCGGGCCGCTGCTGATGGTCGGCGGGTTCACGGCCGAGCGCACCGGCGCCCCGTTCTGGCTCCAGCAGACGCTGACCTGGCCGGGCTTCATGTGGCTCGCCCTCGCGCTGTATCTGCTGCTGGCCCTGCTGGTGGGGGAGCTCGTACGGCCCCTCGCGCTCCGCCTGGTGGCGCGGCGCGCCCCCGCGCCCACGCCCGAGCCGGACCAGGAGCCGGTGCGCGAGCCCGAACCGCAGCCGGTCCCGGCGGGCGGCCGGCCCGCGGAGGCCGCCGAAGCCGCCGAGGTCACCGAGGCCGGACAGTCCGCCGCACCCGCCGCGACGGAACCCCCGGGTCCGCCCGGCTCCACCACCCC of Streptomyces phaeolivaceus contains these proteins:
- a CDS encoding SCO4848 family membrane protein, whose product is MEWRPLLAGNRALPVSDRLSCALISGVVGSCVWITFIKNLWKDGSGLAFDDAGDPTAYFWVHLTLAVVSFALGTAIGVIGLRGVRALRRDRVTGSTT